The following are encoded together in the Osmia lignaria lignaria isolate PbOS001 chromosome 6, iyOsmLign1, whole genome shotgun sequence genome:
- the Dscam1 gene encoding Down syndrome cell adhesion molecule 1 isoform X13, producing MWRDPPGGGCNIPTYITMMLLLAVLALTNVACAEDESMGPVFVKEPPNRVDFSNGTGAVVECQARGNPQPDIIWVRADGSAVGDVPGLRQVLPNGNLVFPPFRAEDYRQEVHAQVYSCLARSPAGSVHSRDVNVRAVVAQYYDTDVNKEYAIRGNSAILKCVVPSFVADFVKVLSWHTDEGEEFVPGDDYDGKYLVLPSGELHIRDVGPEDGYKTYQCRTKHRLTGETRLSATKGRLVITEPVASTRPKFPMTENSRTLTTYTVGRDQPLTLPCPAQAFPVPAFRWYKFIEGSSRRQPVQLNDRVRQVSGTLIIREARVEDSGKYLCIVNNSVGGESVETVLTVTAPLAAEIEPSTQTIDFGRPATFTCNVRGNPIKTISWLKDGKPLGLEEPVLRIESVKKEDKGMYQCFVRNDQESAQATAELKLGGRFEPPQIRQAFAEETLQPGPSMFLKCVASGNPTPEITWELDGKRLSNTERLQVGQYVTVNGDVVSHLNISSIHTNDGGLYKCIAASKVGSAEHSARLNVYGLPFIRHMDKKAIVAGETLRVTCPVAGYPIESIVWERDTRVLPINRKQKVFPNGTLIIENVERMSDQATYTCVARNAQGYSARGTLEVQVMVAPQLAPFTFGEEAANAGEMATVQCAVIKGDLPLKIVWSLNGRHIDVGRVSGDHGYDIPDIVVSRSSKRISTLTIDSVAARHAGEYSCTATNAAGSARHTSVLSVNVPPRWILEPTDKAFAQGSDARVECKADGFPKPQVTWKRAAGDTPGDYTDLKLSNPDISVEDGTLSINNIQKTNEGYYLCEAVNGIGSGLSAVILISVQAPPHFEIKLKNQTARRGEPAVLQCEAQGEKPIGILWNMNNKRLDPKSDSRYTIREEILANGVLSDLSIKRTERSDSALFTCVATNAFGSDDTSINMIVQEVPEVPYGLKVLDKSGRSVQLSWAAPYDGNSPIKRYIIEYKISKGSWETDIDRVLVPGSQQNVAGVFNLRPATTYHLRIVAENEIGASDPSDTVTIITAEEAPSGPPTSVRVDALDQHTLKVTWKPPPREDWNGEILGYYVGYRLSSSDKPYMFETVDFSKEDGKEHHLQIMNLKTYTQYSVVVQAFNKVGSGPMSEERRQHTAEGVPEQPPHDTTCTTLTSQTIRVSWMSPPLSAANGVITGYKVIYGPSDTWYDENTKDTKITSSSETILHGLKKYTNYSMQVLAFTSGGDGVKSAPIHCQTEQDAPEAPIAIKSLVMSAESILVSWRPPSQPNGVITQYTVYTKADNAEEPTSQKVPPNQLTHEASGLDKQRRYDFWVTASTNIGEGEASKIVALAPSVRVPAKIASFDDKFTATYKEDVKLPCLAVGVPAPEVTWKVRGAVLQPSDRLRQLPEGSLFIKEVDRTDAGEYSCYVENSFGHDTVTHQLIVHAPPHSPQVTLTATTTNSLTMKLRPHPTDNAPIHGYTIHYKPEFGDWETAQISSTAQKYTLENLWCGSRYQIYVTAYNGIGTGDPSDMLNTRTKGSKPIIPEAARFIEVSTNSITLHLSAWSDGGCPMLYFVVEHKKKHQQEWNQVSNNVKPGGNFVVLDLDPASWYHLRVTAHNNAGFAVAEYEFATLTVTGGTIAPPVRNGGNENTDVRRYFPWLPSWLDVNVVVPVGATVVVIIVGIVVICVALSRRTRGPEQTRLRGISSADEKYYEGQYDVVYQQTGVGGATLDKRRPDLRDELGYIAPPNRKLPPVPGSNYNTCDRIKRGTVISGTGSIRSHSTWDPRRHMYEELNHCAPNRRCPPPPRMGSAEALSHRGMEDEICPYATFHLLGFREEMDPSKAMQFQTFPHPGNGHSGTMGPPVGHPTNASAHSRSGSQSMPRQNGRYSRVPSQGGGSGTHNVFSPEYDDPANCAPEEDQYGSQYGQYGAPYDHYGSRGSVGRRSVGSARNIPVSGSPEPPPPPPRNHDQNNSSFNDSKESNEISEAECDRDQLVNRNYGVNARGKDGMTTEEMRKLIERNEAPGRQTGTGHGGHGGLLTPYDTVAV from the exons ATGGAAAGTACCTGGTATTGCCTTCTGGAGAATTGCACATTCGTGACGTTGGACCCGAGGATGGATACAAGACCTACCAATGCCGAACCAAGCATAGACTGACCGGTGAAACAAGATTATCTGCTACCAAGGGACGTCTCGTCATTACCG AACCCGTGGCCAGCACTAGGCCGAAATTCCCAATGACGGAAAATTCGCGCACCCTAACAACGTACACGGTGGGACGCGATCAGCCTTTGACTTTGCCTTGCCCAGCCCAGGCGTTCCCTGTTCCGGCCTTCAG ATGGTACAAGTTCATCGAAGGCTCTTCCCGTCGGCAACCGGTCCAGTTGAACGATCGTGTTCGTCAGGTTAGCGGAACGTTGATCATCCGTGAGGCTCGCGTCGAGGATTCCGGCAAATACTTGTGCATCGTGAACAATTCTGTGGGCGGTGAAAGCGTGGAGACCGTTCTGACTGTAACCGCACCGTTGGCCGCGGAAATCGAACCCAGCACCCAGACCATCGACTTTGGAAGACCGGCTACCTTCACTTGCAACGTCAGAGGAAACCCCATCAAGACTATCTCATGGTTGAAAGATGGCAAACCACTTGGATTGGAAGAACCCGTACTCAGAATCGAGAGCGTCAAGAAAGAGGACAAGGGAATGTATCAATGCTTCGTTCGAAACGATCAGGAAAGCGCACAGGCAACGGCAGAACTGAAACTTGGTGGACGAT TCGAACCCCCGCAGATTCGCCAGGCCTTCGCCGAGGAGACTCTTCAGCCCGGACCAAGCATGTTCCTCAAGTGTGTCGCCAGCGGAAACCCAACTCCTGAGATCACCTGGGAACTGGACGGCAAACGACTATCCAACACCGAGAGGCTTCAAGTAGGACAGTACGTTACGGTGAACGGCGATGTGGTTTCTCATTTGAACATCTCCAGCATTCACACCAACGATGGTGGTCTATACAAATGCATTGCCGCGTCAAAG GTTGGATCAGCGGAACACTCGGCCCGTTTGAACGTCTATGGTCTGCCCTTCATCCGTCACATGGACAAAAAGGCTATCGTTGCTGGTGAAACTCTTCGCGTGACTTGCCCAGTCGCCGGATATCCGATCGAGAGCATCGTATGGGAACGTGACACGAGAGTATTGCCGATCAACAGGAAACAAAAGGTCTTCCCCAATGGCACGCTTATAATCGAGAACGTCGAGAGAATGAGCGATCAAGCTACCTACACCTGTGTGGCACGCAATGCTCAAGGATATAGCGCAAGAGGAACCCTGGAAGTGCAAGTAATGG TCGCACCGCAATTGGCACCTTTCACGTTCGGTGAGGAGGCAGCGAACGCGGGAGAAATGGCCACCGTTCAGTGCGCCGTGATCAAAGGCGATCTGCCGTTGAAGATCGTGTGGTCGCTGAACGGTCGGCATATCGATGTCGGACGCGTGTCCGGTGACCACGGTTACGACATTCCTGACATCGTCGTGAGCAGAAGTAGTAAACGGATCAGCACCCTGACCATAGACTCGGTAGCCGCAAGACACGCGGGCGAGTACTCGTGCACCGCGACCAACGCAGCCGGATCCGCTAGGCACACGTCGGTTTTATCAGTGAACG TACCACCTCGCTGGATTCTGGAACCGACTGATAAGGCATTCGCTCAGGGCTCTGATGCACGCGTTGAATGCAAAGCCGACGGTTTCCCCAAGCCTCAAGTCACCTGGAAGAGAGCAGCTG gggaTACACCGGGCGATTACACTGACTTGAAACTTAGCAACCCAGACATCAGCGTTGAGGATGGAACCCTGTCTATCAATAACATTCAAAAGACAAACGAAGGCTATTATCTTTGCGAGGCTGTCAATGGAATTGGCTCAGGACTTTCGGCTGTCATTCTCATTTCGGTTCAGG CTCCACCACACTTTGAAATCAAACTGAAGAACCAGACTGCACGACGCGGAGAACCAGCTGTATTGCAATGCGAGGCTCAAGGCGAAAAACCCATTGGTATCTTATGGAACATGAACAACAAGAGGCTGGACCCGAAGAGCGATTCTCGTTACACCATCCGTGAGGAAATTCTGGCTAATGGAGTACTGTCTGACCTGAGCATCAAGAGAACCGAAAGAAGCGACTCTGCCTTGTTCACCTGCGTTGCCACTAATGCATTTGGAAGCGATGACACTAGCATCAACATGATTGTTCAAG AGGTTCCTGAAGTTCCATACGGCCTTAAAGTATTAGACAAATCTGGACGTTCGGTACAATTGTCCTGGGCAGCACCTTACGATGGAAACAGTCCTATCAAACGCTACATCATCGAATACAAAATCAGCAAAGGCTCTTGGGAAACCGATATCGACAGAGTACTGGTACCTGGATCCCAACAGAACGTAGCTGGAGTTTTCAACCTGAGACCCGCCACCACCTATCATCTGAGAATCGTTGCTGAGAATGAAATTGGCGCATCTGACCCATCTGATACTGTTACCATCATCACTGCCGAAGAAGCTCCAAGTGGCCCACCAACCTCCGTTCGAGTCGATGCTCTTGACCAACACACTCTTAAG GTAACATGGAAACCACCCCCACGCGAAGACTGGAACGGCGAGATCCTTGGCTACTACGTTGGATACAGACTCTCCTCCTCTGACAAACCATACATGTTCGAAACCGTGGACTTCTCGAAGGAGGATGGAAAGGAACACCATTTGCAGATCATGAACTTGAAAACCTACACCCAGTACAGCGTTGTCGTTCAGGCATTTAACAAAGTTGGATCAGGACCGATGAGCGAGGAACGAAGACAACACACTGCCGAAGGAGTACCTGAACAACCACCCCATGACACAACCTGCACTACTCTTACTTCTCAGACAATCAGAGTTTCTTGGATGTCGCCACCCCTTAGCGCTGCCAATGGTGTCATCACTGGATACAAG GTTATTTACGGACCATCTGACACCTGGTATGACGAGAACACAAAGGACACCAAGATCACCTCTTCCAGCGAAACAATTCTCCATGGACTAAAGAAATATACCAACTACAGCATGCAAGTTCTGGCTTTCACTTCCGGTGGCGATGGCGTCAAATCTGCACCTATCCACTGCCAAACTGAACAAGATG CCCCTGAAGCTCCGATCGCGATCAAATCTCTGGTTATGTCCGCTGAATCCATCCTCGTCTCATGGCGCCCACCAAGCCAACCCAACGGAGTCATCACTCAATATACCGTCTACACCAAGGCCGATAACGCAGAGGAACCGACAAGCCAAAAAGTACCACCGAATCAATTGACTCACGAAGCTTCTGGACTGGACAAACAACGCAGATACGACTTCTGGGTAACCGCTAGCACCAACATCGGCGAGGGAGAAGCTTCCAAGATTGTGGCTTTGGCACCAAGCGTTAGAG TACCGGCAAAGATCGCATCGTTCGACGACAAGTTCACAGCTACCTACAAAGAAGATGTAAAACTACCCTGCCTTGCTGTCGGCGTACCTGCACCGGAAGTAACATGGAAAGTACGAGGCGCCGTTCTCCAACCAAGCGACAGACTGCGACAATTGCCCGAGGGATCTCTGTTCATTAAGGAAGTTGACCGTACAGATGCTGGAGAATATTCTTGCTACGTTGAAAACTCGTTTGGCCATGATACCGTTACTCATCAACTAATTGTCCATG CTCCTCCTCATTCACCGCAAGTCACCCTCACTGCCACCACAACTAACTCGTTAACGATGAAACTGAGACCTCACCCCACTGACAACGCTCCCATTCATGGATACACTATTCACTACAAACCGGAATTCGGCGATTGGGAAACCGCTCAGATTAGTTCCACGGCTCAGAAGTACACTTTGGAGAATTTGTGGTGTGGCTCCAGATATCAGATCTATGTTACCGCATACAATGG AATTGGAACTGGCGATCCTTCTGACATGCTCAACACTCGTACCAAAGGCTCGAAACCGATCATCCCTGAAGCTGCAAGGTTCATCGAAGTCTCTACGAACAGCATTACCCTTCATCTGAGTGCCTGGTCCGATGGCGGTTGCCCCATGCTCTACTTCGTCGTTGAACACAAGAAGAA GCACCAACAGGAATGGAATCAGGTATCTAACAACGTGAAACCCGGTGGAAACTTTGTCGTTCTGGACTTGGACCCTGCTAGCTGGTATCATCTTCGCGTGACTGCTCATAACAACGCTGGTTTCGCGGTAGCCGAATACGAATTCGCCACACTGACCGTAACCGGAG GTACGATCGCACCCCCCGTAAGAAATGGCGGTAACGAGAACACCGATGTCAGACGTTATTTCCCATGGTTACCCAGCTGGCTTGACGTGAACGTGGTGGTGCCGGTCGGAGCTACGGTTGTTGTGATTATCGTAGGAATAGTGGTGATTTGTGTCGCGCTCTCCAGGAGAACTCGAGGCCCGGAACAAACACGGCTGCGAGGTATCTCATCAGCCGACGAGAAATATTACGAAGGACAAT ACGACGTGGTATATCAGCAAACCGGAGTTGGCGGAGCTACCCTCGACAAACGCAGACCCGACCTTCGCGACGAGCTTGGATACATCGCACCACCGAATCGCAAGTTACCCCCTGTTCCTGGTTCCAACTATAACACCTGCGATCGCATCAAGCGAGGTACAGTTATAA GTGGAACAGGCTCGATAAGGAGCCACTCGACCTGGGATCCGAGACGACATATGTACGAAGAATTGAATCATTGCGCGCCGAACCGAAGATGTCCACCACCACCACGTATGGGCAGTGCCGAAGCTTTATCCCACAGAG GTATGGAGGATGAGATCTGCCCGTATGCTACCTTCCATCTCCTTGGATTCCGCGAAGAAATGGACCCCAGCAAGGCTATGCAGTTCCAGACTTTCCCTCACCCCGGAAACGGACACTCTGGCACCATGGGACCACCTGTTGGACATCCTACCAATGCTTCTGCCCATAGCCGTTCTGGATCCCAATCTATG CCACGTCAAAATGGACGCTACTCCCGAGTGCCATCCCAAGGAGGCGGCAGCGGAACCCACAACGTTTTCTCCCCCGAATACGACGACCCAGCAAACTGTGCACCGGAAGAAGATCAATATGGCTCTCAATACGGACAATATGGCGCTCCTTATGATCACTACGGATCTCGCGGCTCAGTTGGTCGTCGCAGCGTAGGATCGGCCCGCAATATCCCTGTTTCCGGATCACCcgaaccaccaccacccccacCAAGGAACCACGACCAGAACAACTCGAGCTTCAACGACAGCAAGGAGAGCAACGAGATCAGCGAGGCAGAATGCGATCGCGACCAACTTGTGAACCGCAACTACGGCG TGAATGCTCGCGGCAAGGACGGCATGACCACCGAGGAGATGCGTAAACTCATAGAGAG aaacgAAGCCCCCGGCCGGCAAACCGGCACCGGCCACGGCGGTCACGGGGGACTCCTCACACCCTACGATACTGTGGCAGTGTAA